A segment of the Flavobacterium azooxidireducens genome:
CAAATTCGTAATTTTCATTGGCTTTGTCAGAAGAAATTCTATTAATATATTCATAGGTAAAAAAACCATTAGCAGCCTTTTGAATATCAAAAAAGGAATCCATTTCAGATAAATCTGCTTTTCCTTTTTTCTCAATTTCATCTGCACCGGCCAATTGAAATGCACGACTTTGATTTACTTCAAGTTTACTTTCTACTTTTTCTTTCTTTTTGGGTTGAATATAAAAATCAATAACACCATCAGAGAATTTTGAATATTTATCATTGATTTTTACAAATTCTCGGTAATAGGTTTCCAATTTGATGCTTTTATCTAATTGATTTTTAGAATTAGATAAAATTCCAGCTAATAGTTGATTGATGGGTTTGTTGGTCACAATAACTTCCTCCAACGCCATTTCATCTGTTTCTAATTGAATTGTAATAGGTTCAGCTTTAATTTCTTTTACCGGAAAAATCTGTGTTTTATAACCAATATGTCCAACTTCAATATTTTCAACACCATTTGGAATGTAAAATTTAAAAACACCATCTTCATTAGAAATAACGCCTTGGGTAGAATTTTGAACAAAAATGTTTGTAAACGGAATGCTTTCCTGTGTAGTTTTGTCTACAATTTTACCTTCAAAAACAAGAGATTGAGCAGTTGACGACAATGCAATTAAAGCGAAAAGAAACAAATAAATTTTTTTCATGTGTTGAATTGGTTTTGATTTATAAAGATGCCAAGGTAAGAATTTCCAACAAAAAAAACTTTGCCAAAATTGGCTTTTGACAAAGTTTTCATAATTTTTATTTCAAAAGATTACTTATTTTTTTTCGACGCTTTTTTCAAATTATCACCACCGGGAAGATTCATTTGTTCGGTTAACGCTGAAATTTCATCTAAATTAAAGTTTCCGGTTAACGAGAATAAAACGGTTTCGTTATCTTTTGCATTTCCTTCGATGAACATAAATAATTCTTTTACGATGGAATCATTGGCACCGGATCGCATATAAATTTTTACGTTTTTTCCACCATCTGAAACTCGCATCAACTCATCCATACCGGCAGTTTTTAAATATTTATCGGCTGTAGCACGCATTTCTGCAGTTTGTTTGTTGCTCGAAGTGATAAATACTTTCAGGTTATCCAATTTCTTAAGCAAATTCACATACTGTTGGGTTTCCTTATCGTTGGCTTTCACTTTACTCATCATTTCAAACATTTTTTTGTTTACAATGATTGTTTTTACATCTTCGGGACCGTCAAACTTATCAAAAACCGACTGACCAAACATTACTTGTGAAATTAATAATGTTACAAATACTAATAATGAAGTTATAATTCTAGACATTTTTTTATTTTTTAAAGATTAAATTTTTTGAGTTTTCGTATTCATTAATATAGTTTACACTTTCCATGCCAATATTTACTTTTTCAGACAAAAGAGCTAATGCTTTTTGTGTTTCTTCAAAGGCTTCTTCCGGTGTTTCAAAAGAACCTAATTCTGAATTAGCAACTTGTGGCGGATTGTTTGGCTGATAGTTTATAAAAGCAATTACACCTACTAAGAATACTACACTTGCGGCAATTGCTATCCTGGAAACGGGAAATCGTTTTTTAGTTTTTAAGGATAAAGTTGGCGTAAATTTTTCTTCTTTTTCAGTGGAAAAATAACCAAAAAGCGGTTT
Coding sequences within it:
- a CDS encoding carboxypeptidase-like regulatory domain-containing protein, producing the protein MKKIYLFLFALIALSSTAQSLVFEGKIVDKTTQESIPFTNIFVQNSTQGVISNEDGVFKFYIPNGVENIEVGHIGYKTQIFPVKEIKAEPITIQLETDEMALEEVIVTNKPINQLLAGILSNSKNQLDKSIKLETYYREFVKINDKYSKFSDGVIDFYIQPKKKEKVESKLEVNQSRAFQLAGADEIEKKGKADLSEMDSFFDIQKAANGFFTYEYINRISSDKANENYEFELRSKKDQFGNTLEVIYIKPKISVEKALMVGKITYDPINKVVLDIDVKMSDKHKQYVETINALIMKFAIHDIQIKQTYKYLNGKYIPSYRKSIIDIHIKFGKQMNDRLICISDLVVTDFNDNATTQPEKNKIFKERNLYSNGMNFTENFWETNNALPLSENEERILQTLKSK
- a CDS encoding DUF4252 domain-containing protein translates to MSRIITSLLVFVTLLISQVMFGQSVFDKFDGPEDVKTIIVNKKMFEMMSKVKANDKETQQYVNLLKKLDNLKVFITSSNKQTAEMRATADKYLKTAGMDELMRVSDGGKNVKIYMRSGANDSIVKELFMFIEGNAKDNETVLFSLTGNFNLDEISALTEQMNLPGGDNLKKASKKNK